From Skermanella sp. TT6, a single genomic window includes:
- the dnaN gene encoding DNA polymerase III subunit beta: MKITIERAALLRSLGHVQSVVERRNTIPILSNVMLKAENGELALTATDMDLEIVESVPADIAQPGSTTAPAHTLYDIVRKLPDGSQVELDSYGDNGLLTLRSGRSNFKLGCLPVEDFPQMSGGDMAHRFSLAASDLRNLVDRTRFAISTEETRYYLNGIYLHATKSRAGEAEMPVLRAVATDGHRLARVEIPLPDGAAGIPGVIVPRKTVLEIRKLIDEAADRIEVSLSETKVRFGFDAVTVTSKLIDGTFPDYERVIPTGNDKVLEVDSRVFASAVDRVATISTEKSRAVKLSIDRGNLTLSATSPEAGSATEELEVSYDSSPLEIGFNSRYLLDITQQIEGEGARFTMADAASPTIVRDVADSSALYVLMPMRV; encoded by the coding sequence ATGAAAATCACGATCGAACGCGCCGCCCTCCTCCGCTCCCTCGGGCATGTTCAAAGCGTGGTGGAACGCCGGAACACGATCCCCATCCTGTCCAACGTCATGCTGAAGGCCGAGAACGGCGAACTGGCCCTGACCGCGACCGACATGGACCTGGAGATCGTCGAATCCGTCCCCGCCGACATCGCCCAGCCGGGATCGACCACGGCGCCGGCCCACACCCTGTACGACATCGTCCGCAAGCTGCCCGACGGCAGCCAGGTGGAGCTGGACAGCTACGGCGACAACGGGCTGCTGACGCTTCGGTCGGGCCGCTCCAACTTCAAGCTGGGCTGCCTGCCGGTCGAGGACTTCCCCCAGATGTCCGGCGGCGACATGGCGCACCGCTTCAGCCTCGCCGCGTCGGACCTGCGGAACTTGGTGGACCGCACCCGCTTCGCGATCTCCACGGAGGAGACCCGCTACTATCTCAACGGCATCTACCTGCACGCCACCAAGTCGCGCGCCGGCGAGGCGGAGATGCCGGTGCTGCGCGCGGTCGCGACCGACGGCCACCGGCTGGCCCGGGTCGAGATCCCGCTGCCCGACGGGGCGGCCGGCATTCCCGGCGTGATCGTGCCGCGCAAGACCGTGCTGGAGATCCGCAAGCTGATCGACGAGGCGGCCGACCGGATCGAGGTCAGCCTGTCCGAGACCAAGGTCCGCTTCGGCTTCGACGCCGTGACGGTGACCTCGAAGCTGATCGACGGCACCTTCCCCGACTACGAGCGGGTGATCCCGACCGGAAACGACAAGGTGCTGGAGGTGGACAGCCGGGTCTTCGCCAGCGCGGTGGACCGGGTCGCGACCATCTCGACCGAGAAGAGCCGGGCGGTCAAGCTGAGCATCGACCGGGGCAACCTGACCCTGTCGGCGACCAGCCCCGAGGCCGGCAGCGCCACCGAGGAGCTGGAGGTCAGTTATGACAGCTCCCCCCTCGAAATCGGTTTCAACTCTCGCTATCTATTGGACATCACTCAGCAGATCGAGGGTGAGGGCGCCCGGTTCACCATGGCCGACGCCGCGTCGCCCACGATCGTCCGGGATGTGGCCGACAGTTCGGCCCTGTATGTTCTGATGCCGATGCGCGTTTGA
- the recF gene encoding DNA replication/repair protein RecF (All proteins in this family for which functions are known are DNA-binding proteins that assist the filamentation of RecA onto DNA for the initiation of recombination or recombinational repair.), whose translation MPPVAMPPAPIALRDAPAPRLAVTRLTLTQFRCYDGARLDADARPVVLTGPNGAGKTNLLEAVSFLSPGRGLRRARLADVERIGAPEGSGWAVAARVATPFGPVDIGTGRDGAADGQSERRLVRIDGHPVRGQVALAEHVALTWLTPQMDRLFVEGASGRRRFLDRLVFGFDPAHAGRLSRYEHALRERSRLLRDGRGDDSWLSALEDEMATSGVAVAAARRDMVARLQQACEQATGPFPRADLSVSGTVEDWLADQPALAAEDALRRRLSESRRHDGSGSAGEGGTAGPHRSDLAVRHRGKDMPAEFCSTGEQKALLIAIVLANARLMAAERGQPPLMLLDEVAAHLDADRRSALFAEILDLGAQAWLTGTDAGIFAELGDRAGFFRVEDAHVHPA comes from the coding sequence ATGCCGCCAGTTGCGATGCCGCCAGCCCCGATAGCCCTCCGCGATGCGCCAGCCCCCCGGCTGGCGGTCACCCGCCTGACCCTGACGCAGTTCCGCTGCTACGACGGCGCGCGTCTCGACGCCGACGCGCGCCCCGTCGTGCTGACGGGGCCGAACGGCGCCGGCAAGACCAACCTGCTGGAAGCCGTCAGCTTCCTGTCGCCCGGCCGCGGCCTGCGCCGCGCCCGCCTGGCCGACGTGGAGCGGATCGGCGCGCCGGAAGGCAGCGGCTGGGCGGTCGCGGCGCGGGTCGCGACCCCGTTCGGCCCGGTCGACATCGGCACCGGCCGCGACGGCGCCGCCGACGGGCAGTCGGAGCGCCGCCTCGTCCGGATCGACGGCCACCCCGTGCGCGGCCAGGTGGCTCTCGCCGAGCATGTGGCGCTGACCTGGCTGACGCCCCAGATGGACCGGCTGTTCGTCGAGGGGGCGAGCGGCCGGCGCCGTTTCCTGGACCGGCTCGTGTTCGGCTTCGACCCGGCCCATGCCGGGCGGCTCAGCCGCTACGAGCACGCGCTGCGCGAACGGAGCCGGCTGCTGCGCGACGGGCGCGGCGACGACTCCTGGCTGTCCGCGCTGGAGGACGAGATGGCGACCTCCGGCGTCGCGGTCGCCGCCGCCCGGCGCGACATGGTGGCGCGGCTCCAGCAGGCGTGCGAGCAGGCGACCGGCCCGTTCCCCCGCGCCGACCTCTCGGTTTCCGGCACGGTGGAGGACTGGCTGGCCGACCAGCCGGCGCTGGCGGCCGAGGACGCGCTGCGCCGCCGGCTCTCCGAGTCCCGCCGCCACGACGGTTCCGGGAGCGCGGGGGAGGGCGGCACCGCGGGTCCCCACCGCAGCGACCTCGCGGTCCGCCACCGCGGCAAGGACATGCCGGCCGAGTTCTGCTCGACCGGCGAGCAGAAGGCCCTGCTGATCGCCATCGTCCTGGCCAACGCCCGGCTGATGGCGGCCGAGCGCGGCCAGCCGCCCCTGATGCTGCTGGACGAGGTGGCGGCCCACCTGGACGCCGACCGGCGCAGCGCCCTGTTCGCAGAGATCCTGGACCTCGGCGCCCAGGCCTGGCTGACCGGCACCGACGCCGGCATCTTCGCCGAGCTGGGCGACCGGGCCGGCTTCTTCCGCGTGGAGGACGCCCATGTGCATCCGGCCTAG
- the gyrB gene encoding DNA topoisomerase (ATP-hydrolyzing) subunit B, with translation MAQEAFKTPDSAPQEYGAHSIKVLKGLDAVRKRPGMYIGDTDDGSGLHHMVYEVVDNAIDESLAGYCDKVEVVLNADGSVTVRDNGRGIPVDMHEEEGVSAAEVIMTQLHAGGKFDQNSYKVSGGLHGVGVSVVNALSELLTLRIWRAGRIWEMDFRHGDRVEPLKDSGEAPLVGGKPLTGTEVTFLPSKATFTKTDFDFGTLEHRLRELAFLNSGVYLQLTDARGVEPKVVDLHYEGGLEAFVQYLDRSKAALHKPAIALSAVRPSELGGEITVEAALQWNDSYHETMLCFTNNIPQRDGGTHLAGFRAALTRTLNNYATESGIAKKEKVNLTGDDMREGLTCVLSVKVPDPKFSSQTKDKLVSSEVRPVVESAISEALATWFEEHPNEAKRITAKVVEAAAAREAARKARELTRRKGALDITSLPGKLADCQERDPALSELFIVEGDSAGGSAKQGRSRQYQAILPLRGKILNVERARFDKMLSSAEIGTLIAALGTGIGREEFDVAKTRYHKIIIMTDADVDGSHIRTLLLTFFYRQMPQVIEQGYLYIAQPPLYRIKRGNSRERYLKDDKALEDYLTDEGIDDVIFSPSSDGVMVVGERLKALVEQARAARGPMETVTRKAGSLRVVEQAAIAGAYDLAILNDPERAGALATEIATRLNALSDSDGMTGGGWQGGANQDALVISRTRRGVTHRHVLDRDLLKSVEARTLNTMAASLKANYAGIGRLTHKDKELRPITGPLALLDAIMELGRHGVTIQRYKGLGEMNPEQLWETTLDPTKRSLLQVKVNHADEAEEVFSTLMGDIVEPRREFIQDNALKVANLDV, from the coding sequence ATGGCACAGGAAGCTTTCAAGACACCCGACTCCGCTCCGCAGGAATACGGCGCCCACTCCATCAAGGTGTTGAAGGGGTTGGACGCGGTGCGGAAGCGCCCTGGCATGTATATCGGCGACACCGATGACGGCTCGGGCCTCCACCACATGGTCTACGAGGTGGTGGACAACGCCATCGACGAGTCGCTGGCGGGATATTGCGACAAGGTCGAGGTGGTGCTCAACGCCGACGGATCGGTCACGGTCCGCGACAACGGCCGCGGCATCCCCGTGGACATGCACGAGGAGGAAGGCGTCTCGGCGGCGGAGGTCATCATGACCCAGCTCCATGCCGGCGGAAAGTTCGACCAGAACTCCTACAAGGTCTCCGGCGGCCTGCACGGCGTCGGCGTGTCGGTGGTCAACGCCCTGTCCGAGCTGCTGACGCTGCGCATCTGGCGCGCCGGCCGGATCTGGGAGATGGATTTCCGCCACGGCGACCGGGTCGAGCCGCTGAAGGACTCGGGCGAGGCGCCGCTCGTCGGCGGCAAGCCGCTGACCGGCACCGAGGTGACCTTCCTGCCGTCCAAGGCCACCTTCACCAAGACCGACTTCGACTTCGGCACGCTGGAGCACCGGCTGCGCGAGCTGGCCTTCCTCAATTCCGGCGTCTATCTCCAGCTCACCGACGCCCGCGGGGTCGAGCCCAAGGTCGTCGACCTCCATTACGAGGGCGGGCTGGAAGCCTTCGTGCAGTACCTGGACCGCTCCAAGGCGGCGCTGCACAAGCCGGCGATCGCCCTGTCCGCCGTCCGCCCCAGCGAGCTGGGCGGAGAGATCACGGTCGAGGCGGCGCTCCAGTGGAACGACAGCTATCACGAGACGATGCTGTGCTTCACCAACAACATCCCGCAGCGTGACGGCGGCACCCACCTGGCCGGCTTCCGGGCGGCGCTGACCCGCACGCTGAACAACTACGCCACGGAATCCGGCATCGCCAAGAAGGAGAAGGTCAACCTGACCGGCGACGACATGCGCGAGGGCCTGACCTGCGTGCTGTCGGTCAAGGTGCCGGATCCCAAGTTCTCCAGCCAGACCAAGGACAAGCTGGTCTCGTCCGAGGTCCGGCCCGTGGTCGAGTCGGCCATATCGGAGGCGCTCGCCACCTGGTTCGAGGAGCACCCGAACGAGGCCAAGCGGATCACCGCCAAGGTGGTGGAGGCCGCCGCCGCCCGCGAGGCCGCCCGCAAGGCGCGCGAGCTGACCCGGCGCAAGGGCGCGCTGGACATCACCTCGCTGCCGGGCAAGCTGGCCGACTGCCAGGAGCGCGACCCGGCGCTGTCCGAACTGTTCATCGTCGAGGGCGACTCGGCGGGCGGCTCGGCCAAGCAGGGCCGCTCGCGCCAGTACCAGGCGATCCTGCCGCTCCGCGGCAAGATCCTGAACGTGGAGCGGGCGCGCTTCGACAAGATGCTCTCCTCGGCGGAGATCGGTACGCTGATCGCGGCGCTGGGCACCGGCATCGGCCGGGAGGAGTTCGACGTCGCCAAGACGCGCTACCACAAGATCATCATCATGACCGACGCCGATGTGGACGGCTCCCACATCCGCACGCTGCTGCTGACCTTCTTCTACCGCCAGATGCCGCAGGTGATCGAGCAGGGCTACCTGTACATCGCCCAGCCGCCGCTCTACCGGATCAAGCGCGGCAACTCGCGCGAGCGGTACCTGAAGGACGACAAGGCGCTGGAGGATTACCTGACCGACGAGGGCATCGACGACGTGATCTTCAGTCCCTCGTCCGACGGCGTGATGGTTGTCGGCGAGCGCCTGAAGGCCCTGGTGGAGCAGGCCCGCGCCGCGCGCGGACCGATGGAGACCGTGACCCGCAAGGCCGGCAGCCTGCGCGTGGTCGAGCAGGCCGCCATCGCCGGCGCCTACGACCTGGCGATCCTCAACGACCCCGAGCGCGCCGGCGCGCTGGCAACGGAGATCGCGACGCGCCTCAACGCCCTGTCCGACAGCGACGGCATGACCGGCGGCGGCTGGCAGGGCGGCGCCAACCAGGATGCCCTGGTGATCTCCCGCACCCGGCGCGGCGTGACCCACCGCCACGTCCTGGACCGCGACCTCCTGAAAAGCGTCGAGGCCCGCACCCTCAACACCATGGCCGCCTCGCTCAAGGCCAACTACGCCGGCATCGGCCGCCTGACCCACAAGGACAAGGAACTCCGCCCGATCACCGGCCCCCTGGCCCTGCTCGACGCGATCATGGAACTGGGCCGCCATGGCGTGACCATCCAGCGCTACAAGGGCCTGGGCGAGATGAACCCCGAGCAGCTCTGGGAAACCACCCTGGACCCGACCAAGCGCTCCCTGCTCCAGGTCAAGGTCAACCACGCCGACGAGGCCGAGGAGGTCTTCAGCACCCTGATGGGCGACATCGTGGAGCCCCGGCGGGAATTCATCCAGGACAACGCGCTGAAGGTGGCGAACCTGGACGTTTGA